Proteins encoded together in one Nostoc sp. PCC 7524 window:
- a CDS encoding metal ABC transporter permease, whose amino-acid sequence MYSIYAHQINWLGVTSSSDLVSLLQFPFMQRAIAGAVLMGILGGLLGSFVILRQLSFFSHAVSHAALVGVALGVLLQLNPTWMLLPFTLVFGVIVLYVIDKTDLGSDNVLSIILSGALAIGIILTSLIPGYRGNLMRVLFGDILAIDTTDLILTLLLLVGSSIFLLSTLRQQILLTLNLDVAKVQGVPVLFYRYGFVVLLSLAVAVAIKAVGVLLVNAFLVIPASTAKLMSHHFSFFLCISMIVGSTSSIAGIVVSGTFNLASGPSIVLVQFLLFVAVFTWRKWRWKSA is encoded by the coding sequence ATGTACTCAATCTATGCTCATCAGATAAATTGGTTAGGTGTAACCAGTAGTTCTGATTTGGTTAGTTTGTTGCAATTCCCCTTTATGCAGCGTGCGATCGCAGGTGCGGTGTTGATGGGCATATTGGGGGGATTACTTGGCAGTTTCGTGATTTTGCGCCAGTTATCATTTTTCAGCCATGCTGTTAGCCATGCAGCTTTGGTAGGCGTAGCTTTGGGAGTGCTGCTACAGTTAAATCCTACTTGGATGCTGTTGCCTTTTACTTTAGTTTTTGGTGTGATTGTCCTTTACGTGATTGATAAAACTGATTTAGGGAGTGATAACGTACTCAGCATTATTCTTTCAGGAGCATTAGCGATCGGTATAATTTTAACTAGCCTCATCCCAGGGTATCGCGGCAACCTGATGCGTGTCTTGTTTGGTGATATTCTTGCTATTGATACCACAGACTTGATTTTGACACTACTTTTGCTTGTAGGCAGTAGCATTTTTTTACTATCAACCCTACGACAGCAAATTTTGTTGACACTGAACTTGGATGTGGCCAAAGTTCAAGGTGTTCCGGTTCTATTTTACCGCTATGGGTTTGTAGTGTTGCTTTCACTAGCTGTGGCTGTGGCTATTAAAGCCGTGGGTGTTTTGCTTGTTAACGCTTTTTTAGTCATACCTGCTTCTACAGCCAAATTAATGAGTCACCACTTCAGCTTTTTTCTTTGTATATCAATGATAGTTGGTTCTACCAGCAGCATTGCAGGTATTGTCGTATCGGGTACTTTCAACTTAGCCTCTGGTCCCAGTATCGTGCTTGTCCAGTTTCTCTTATTTGTGGCTGTATTCACCTGGAGAAAATGGCGTTGGAAATCGGCATAA
- a CDS encoding ArsR/SmtB family transcription factor, translating into MIQSDVRWSIDIDSSLVQPLPDEVITTEKAQRMADFFSFLGDANRLRILSFLAKKELCVGDLATLLDMSESAVSHQLRNLRAMRLVSYRKQGRNVFYRLHDNHIFHLYQAVAEHLDEKDE; encoded by the coding sequence ATGATTCAATCTGATGTCAGATGGAGTATAGATATCGATAGTAGTCTTGTGCAACCATTACCGGATGAGGTGATCACTACTGAAAAAGCCCAGCGCATGGCAGATTTTTTTAGCTTTTTAGGGGATGCAAATCGGCTGCGAATTCTCTCTTTTTTAGCCAAAAAAGAACTGTGTGTTGGCGATTTAGCCACATTACTAGATATGAGTGAATCTGCGGTTTCCCATCAGTTACGCAATTTACGGGCTATGCGTTTAGTGAGTTACCGCAAACAAGGTCGGAATGTGTTTTATCGCTTGCATGATAACCATATTTTCCATCTTTATCAGGCTGTAGCTGAACACTTAGATGAAAAAGATGAATAA
- a CDS encoding metal ABC transporter ATP-binding protein encodes MTSPILKVEGLTVYQGSYLAVRDVSFEIMPGTDTAIVGPNGAGKSTLVKAVLDLIPRSSGRIEIFGRPMTRLGSLRHLLGYMAQNFIFDRSFPISVKELVGLGWVPQDQKNYSFLSRIHSQNRKKSAAVTEALRRTDTYHLQNQAIGTLSGGQLKRVLLAYCLVMRRKLLLLDEAFAGVDMQGAADFYTLLNELKREEGWTVLQVSHDIDMVSRHCDRVLCLNQTVVCTGQPEVALSPQNLLATYGPGFSRYQHRH; translated from the coding sequence ATGACATCGCCAATTCTCAAAGTTGAGGGATTAACTGTTTATCAAGGTAGTTATTTAGCTGTTCGGGATGTTTCTTTTGAAATCATGCCAGGAACTGATACAGCTATAGTAGGCCCAAATGGTGCAGGTAAAAGCACTTTGGTAAAAGCAGTTTTAGATTTGATTCCTCGCAGTAGCGGTAGGATTGAAATTTTTGGTCGTCCCATGACTAGGCTAGGAAGTTTACGCCACCTTTTAGGTTACATGGCACAAAATTTTATTTTTGATCGCAGTTTTCCTATTTCTGTGAAAGAGTTGGTAGGACTGGGATGGGTACCTCAAGATCAAAAGAATTATTCATTTTTATCGAGAATACATAGTCAAAACCGAAAAAAATCAGCAGCTGTCACAGAAGCTTTACGACGAACTGATACCTATCATTTACAAAATCAAGCTATAGGGACTCTGAGTGGTGGACAACTGAAGCGTGTGTTGCTGGCTTACTGTTTGGTGATGCGTAGAAAACTATTGCTATTAGATGAAGCTTTTGCTGGAGTTGATATGCAAGGTGCAGCAGATTTTTATACTTTACTTAATGAGTTGAAGCGAGAAGAGGGTTGGACTGTATTACAAGTTTCCCATGATATTGACATGGTAAGCCGCCACTGCGATCGCGTCCTGTGCCTGAACCAAACCGTTGTTTGTACTGGGCAGCCAGAAGTTGCTCTTTCGCCTCAAAATCTCTTAGCAACATACGGTCCCGGATTTAGCCGTTACCAGCATCGCCACTAA
- a CDS encoding metal ABC transporter substrate-binding protein, which produces MIWTRIGLTTGRLQNGLLSLMTLLMVSVTVGCNQTNTNQGTTAQQLPTAQETTSKPSVQEPKTKVLATILPMYLFTKAVAGDAADVEVLIPPNVDVHEYQATPENVKAIAQADVLVKNGLGLEEFLADTVKNAQNPKLKEINASADIKPIDEISPVVKATKGEKDHDHDHDHAEGNPHVWLDPVLAKQQVTNIRDGLMAADPANKAIYEANAAAYIKELENLNNEFQQTLQKTPNCTFVTFHDAYPYLAQRYNLKQVAVVQIPEDQLSPVDVQNTIKAVRKYNVKALFSEPGVDNKLLTSLSQDLNLTLRSLDTLETGEQDPQYYFKTMRANLQTLETACK; this is translated from the coding sequence GTGATTTGGACTCGTATCGGACTTACAACAGGTAGACTACAAAATGGGCTTCTGTCCTTAATGACTTTGCTAATGGTGTCAGTGACGGTTGGTTGTAACCAAACGAACACCAACCAGGGAACAACTGCTCAACAGCTACCAACAGCCCAAGAAACTACTTCTAAGCCATCAGTACAAGAGCCGAAGACCAAAGTATTGGCAACAATTTTACCCATGTATTTGTTTACTAAAGCGGTAGCTGGGGATGCAGCAGACGTAGAAGTTTTAATACCTCCAAACGTGGATGTACATGAATATCAAGCGACACCCGAAAATGTGAAAGCGATCGCTCAAGCTGATGTGCTAGTCAAAAATGGGTTGGGCTTAGAGGAATTTCTGGCAGATACCGTCAAAAACGCCCAAAATCCTAAATTAAAAGAAATTAATGCCAGTGCTGACATTAAACCCATAGATGAAATTTCACCAGTTGTTAAGGCGACAAAAGGGGAAAAAGACCACGATCATGATCATGACCATGCTGAAGGTAATCCCCATGTTTGGTTAGATCCTGTATTGGCAAAACAGCAAGTAACAAACATTCGTGATGGGTTAATGGCTGCTGACCCAGCAAATAAAGCTATCTATGAAGCCAATGCGGCTGCTTATATTAAAGAATTAGAAAATCTTAATAACGAATTTCAGCAGACATTACAAAAAACTCCTAACTGCACCTTTGTTACCTTTCATGATGCCTATCCATATCTAGCTCAACGTTATAACCTCAAACAAGTAGCTGTAGTACAAATTCCTGAAGATCAGCTGTCTCCAGTAGATGTACAAAATACCATCAAGGCAGTCAGAAAGTACAATGTGAAAGCTTTGTTTAGCGAACCAGGAGTAGACAACAAATTACTCACCAGTCTATCCCAAGACTTGAATTTAACCTTGCGTTCACTAGATACTTTGGAAACTGGCGAACAAGATCCACAATATTATTTCAAGACGATGAGAGCCAACTTACAAACTCTAGAAACGGCTTGTAAGTAG
- a CDS encoding iron uptake porin translates to MQNSWKYLLASPIFCSIMLFFGNTAFAEEVSANAELNSTSSVGSPEVKPEIKSQNQVLAQVTSVSQLSDVQPTDWAFQALQSLVERYGCIAGYPNQTYRGNRALTRYEFAAGLNACLDRVNELIATATGDLVTKEDLAKLQKLQEDFSAELATLRGRVDALEARTSELEANQFSTTTKLQGQVVAVVSDVLSNDRVENQDITDKNTSLGFRARVELVTSFTGQDTLFTRIQSNNIVNPNINTTEGKLFFASGNTGAEANTNTFIDTIWYRFPLGKKTQVIAIGTGGAADDLTSTVNLFDGDGAFGALSTFGTRNPIYGQIGGAGLGVTHQFSDRLALSLGYLTGTANDPAPGAGLFDGAYGALAQLTVKPSDRITVGLTYLNSYKQPLLAGSNAATFQNLAASQELEDIAFSSNSYGVQASIGISDKLVLGGWAGYTTSRTLTGDRGDIDIWNYAVTLGFPDLGKKGNLGGIIVGMEPKVTSSSVTGLSKDRDTSLHLEAFYQYKVSDNITITPGVIWLTAPNHNNDNNDVVIGALRTTFSF, encoded by the coding sequence ATGCAAAATTCATGGAAGTATTTGCTCGCTAGCCCGATATTTTGCAGTATTATGCTGTTTTTCGGTAATACTGCCTTTGCAGAAGAAGTATCTGCTAATGCAGAACTAAATTCAACATCAAGCGTAGGTAGTCCAGAGGTTAAACCTGAAATTAAGTCTCAAAATCAGGTATTGGCGCAAGTGACATCCGTGTCACAATTATCGGATGTCCAACCTACAGACTGGGCATTCCAAGCATTGCAATCATTGGTAGAAAGATACGGTTGTATCGCAGGCTATCCCAATCAGACATATCGCGGTAATCGAGCTTTAACCAGATATGAGTTTGCGGCTGGTTTGAATGCTTGTCTTGATCGGGTTAACGAATTAATTGCTACTGCCACCGGTGATTTAGTTACAAAAGAAGACTTAGCAAAACTGCAAAAGCTACAAGAAGATTTTTCCGCAGAACTAGCGACGCTCAGGGGAAGAGTAGACGCATTAGAAGCACGCACCAGTGAGTTAGAAGCCAATCAATTTTCCACCACAACTAAACTCCAAGGGCAAGTGGTAGCTGTGGTAAGTGATGTGTTGTCAAATGATCGCGTTGAGAATCAAGACATCACTGACAAGAATACAAGCCTGGGATTTAGGGCGCGTGTGGAACTGGTGACTAGCTTCACAGGCCAAGATACACTCTTCACCAGAATCCAATCTAACAACATTGTCAACCCGAACATTAATACTACAGAAGGCAAACTGTTTTTCGCTAGTGGAAATACTGGTGCAGAAGCTAACACCAACACTTTTATAGATACCATTTGGTATAGATTTCCTCTAGGTAAGAAAACACAAGTAATTGCCATTGGTACAGGAGGTGCAGCAGATGACTTGACCAGCACTGTAAACCTATTTGACGGTGATGGGGCTTTTGGTGCTTTGTCTACCTTTGGTACGCGCAACCCAATCTATGGTCAGATCGGTGGTGCTGGTCTAGGAGTCACTCATCAATTCAGTGATAGACTTGCTCTCAGTTTAGGCTATTTGACTGGTACAGCTAATGATCCCGCACCTGGGGCTGGCTTATTTGATGGTGCTTACGGCGCATTGGCACAGCTGACTGTGAAACCCAGCGATCGCATTACTGTAGGGTTAACATATCTCAACTCCTACAAACAGCCACTATTGGCAGGTAGTAATGCTGCAACCTTTCAAAATTTAGCAGCATCCCAAGAACTAGAAGATATAGCATTTTCTAGCAATTCCTACGGTGTTCAAGCATCTATCGGTATCAGTGATAAATTAGTCTTAGGTGGTTGGGCTGGCTACACAACAAGCCGCACCTTAACAGGCGATCGTGGAGATATTGATATCTGGAACTATGCCGTTACCCTCGGCTTCCCCGACCTTGGTAAAAAAGGTAATTTAGGCGGCATCATCGTCGGCATGGAACCAAAAGTGACAAGTTCTAGTGTTACTGGATTAAGCAAAGATAGAGATACATCCTTACATCTAGAAGCCTTCTATCAATACAAAGTCAGTGATAATATCACCATCACACCCGGAGTTATCTGGCTAACAGCACCAAACCATAACAATGACAATAATGATGTGGTAATTGGTGCGTTGAGAACTACGTTTAGTTTCTAA
- a CDS encoding MBL fold metallo-hydrolase: MSNLDLSGSQIYLTEKSAKSPSNLAGDFAVRFWGVRGLIPTPGSHTSRYGGNTACVEIHVAGKNLIFDGGTGLRLLGKTWQHLQQPLEAHLFFTNSQSNRIQGFPFFAPAFIAENSFHIYGAAASNGASIKQCLCDQMLQPHFPYPLQVMQSELQFYHLTPSSEVKLDEVTITTALINQTQRSIGYRVSWQNYNVAYITDLSNRADQIEREDILQIIQGVDLLIANATYTPPTSHDHDCADSLWQIAVEMAQTANAKQLIISHHHPDDYDDFLDKVQKEVKSIFPNALLSSEGLVLTISN, from the coding sequence ATGTCCAATCTTGATCTGTCAGGTTCCCAGATCTACCTTACTGAAAAGTCAGCAAAATCACCCAGTAATTTAGCGGGTGATTTTGCCGTGAGATTTTGGGGTGTCAGGGGTTTGATTCCCACCCCAGGTAGCCATACCAGTCGTTATGGTGGTAATACCGCTTGTGTAGAAATACACGTAGCTGGTAAAAACTTGATTTTTGATGGCGGTACTGGTTTACGCCTCCTGGGTAAAACTTGGCAGCACTTGCAACAGCCACTAGAAGCCCATTTATTTTTTACCAATTCCCAGTCGAATCGGATTCAGGGTTTTCCCTTTTTTGCACCTGCATTTATTGCAGAAAATTCGTTTCATATTTATGGTGCGGCTGCTTCCAATGGAGCATCCATCAAACAATGTCTGTGTGACCAAATGCTCCAACCACATTTTCCCTATCCCCTACAGGTCATGCAGTCTGAATTGCAATTTTACCATCTAACTCCTAGCAGCGAAGTCAAGTTAGATGAAGTCACAATTACAACAGCACTGATTAATCAAACTCAACGCTCAATTGGCTATCGAGTCAGCTGGCAAAACTACAATGTTGCGTATATTACAGATTTAAGTAACCGTGCAGATCAAATAGAGCGAGAGGATATTCTACAAATTATTCAAGGTGTAGATTTACTCATTGCTAACGCCACTTACACCCCACCCACATCACATGATCATGATTGTGCTGATTCTCTTTGGCAAATAGCCGTAGAAATGGCTCAGACGGCGAATGCAAAACAGTTAATTATTTCTCATCATCACCCAGATGACTATGATGATTTTCTCGACAAGGTACAGAAGGAAGTAAAATCTATTTTCCCTAATGCACTACTTAGCAGTGAAGGCTTAGTATTAACCATCAGCAATTAG
- the panD gene encoding aspartate 1-decarboxylase yields MQRTLLLAKIHNCTLTGANINYVGSISIDKVLLEKAGILPYEQVQVVNNANGERFITYAIPAPANSGIIELNGAAARLGMIGDRVIIMTYGQLTPEEIKSYTPTVVIVDEHNRLLEVRYYDDLLAKI; encoded by the coding sequence ATGCAGCGTACCCTCCTTTTAGCAAAAATTCACAATTGCACTCTCACAGGAGCAAACATCAACTATGTGGGTAGTATCAGCATCGATAAAGTCTTGTTAGAAAAAGCTGGCATCTTACCATATGAGCAAGTGCAAGTAGTGAATAATGCTAATGGTGAGCGGTTCATTACTTATGCAATACCAGCACCAGCCAATTCCGGAATTATTGAATTAAATGGGGCTGCCGCCCGTCTAGGCATGATCGGCGATCGCGTGATTATAATGACTTACGGGCAGTTAACTCCGGAGGAGATCAAAAGTTACACTCCTACGGTAGTCATTGTGGACGAACACAACCGACTTTTAGAAGTGCGATACTACGATGACCTGCTCGCTAAGATCTAA
- a CDS encoding inorganic diphosphatase, translated as MDLSRIPAQPKPGVINVLIEIAGGSKNKYEFDKELEAFALDRVLYSSVKYPYDYGFIPNTLADDGDPLDGMVIMDEPTFPGCIIPARPIGFLEMVDGGDRDEKILCVPDKDPRYTHVKSLQDIAPHRLDEIAEFFRSYKNLEKKVTEILGWQNVDKVAPLVEKSIKAYKG; from the coding sequence GTGGACTTATCCCGTATTCCAGCCCAGCCAAAACCCGGTGTGATCAATGTCTTGATCGAAATTGCAGGTGGCAGTAAAAACAAATACGAATTTGACAAAGAGCTAGAAGCATTTGCTCTAGACCGGGTACTATATTCTTCGGTAAAATACCCCTACGATTATGGTTTTATCCCTAATACTTTGGCGGATGATGGCGATCCCCTAGATGGTATGGTAATTATGGATGAGCCAACTTTCCCTGGTTGTATCATTCCTGCTAGACCAATTGGTTTTTTGGAAATGGTTGATGGTGGCGATCGCGATGAAAAAATTCTGTGTGTACCAGACAAAGATCCCCGCTACACTCACGTAAAATCCTTGCAAGATATAGCACCACACCGTTTAGATGAAATTGCTGAATTTTTCCGCAGTTATAAGAATCTGGAGAAAAAAGTAACTGAAATTCTCGGTTGGCAGAATGTTGACAAGGTAGCACCCCTAGTTGAAAAGTCAATAAAAGCTTATAAGGGATAG
- a CDS encoding DUF362 domain-containing protein — protein sequence MQNQKPSVSLIRANSYEQDTLRESLVTLLEPFGGMAAFVKPGQRVLLKPNLLTGARPTKECTTRAELVYAVAKMVITAGGKPFLGDSPAFGSAKGVAIANGYQPIIQELNLPIIEFHGQRYQTVSENFNHLLISKEAIDADVVINLPKVKSHAQLTLTLGVKNLFGCVPGKMKAWWHMEAGKDANRFGEMLVETARAINPDLTILDGIIGHEGNGPSGGEPRPLGILAAASDVFALDRAMVEILNVAPHQVPTVAASQRLGVCPELAAIEFPNLHPDLLKITDWQLPDKLMPIDFAMPRVIKSTFKHLYIRFIKEPISAYGRQ from the coding sequence ATGCAAAATCAAAAACCCTCTGTCAGCCTCATTCGGGCTAATTCTTACGAACAAGATACTTTACGGGAATCTTTAGTTACCCTGCTAGAACCTTTTGGGGGAATGGCAGCCTTTGTCAAACCAGGGCAACGTGTCTTACTCAAACCCAATTTACTCACCGGTGCGCGTCCCACCAAAGAGTGTACTACCCGTGCTGAATTAGTTTATGCCGTTGCTAAAATGGTAATTACCGCAGGTGGCAAACCATTTTTGGGAGATAGTCCGGCTTTTGGTAGTGCTAAAGGTGTAGCTATAGCTAATGGTTATCAGCCCATCATCCAAGAATTAAATCTTCCTATCATTGAGTTTCACGGGCAGCGTTACCAAACCGTGAGCGAAAATTTTAATCACCTACTAATCAGTAAAGAAGCTATAGATGCAGATGTAGTGATTAACCTACCTAAAGTCAAGTCCCATGCTCAGTTAACCTTAACGTTGGGAGTTAAAAACCTCTTTGGTTGCGTTCCCGGCAAAATGAAAGCATGGTGGCATATGGAAGCCGGCAAAGATGCCAACCGTTTTGGTGAAATGTTAGTCGAAACGGCTAGGGCAATTAATCCAGACTTAACCATTTTAGATGGCATCATCGGTCATGAAGGCAATGGCCCCAGTGGGGGTGAACCTCGTCCTTTGGGCATATTAGCCGCAGCATCAGATGTTTTCGCCCTAGATAGAGCAATGGTAGAAATTCTCAACGTAGCACCGCATCAAGTCCCCACTGTTGCCGCTTCACAAAGGTTGGGAGTTTGTCCAGAACTGGCTGCAATTGAGTTTCCCAACTTACATCCTGATTTATTAAAAATTACAGATTGGCAACTTCCAGACAAGTTAATGCCGATTGACTTTGCTATGCCCAGAGTCATCAAGTCTACGTTTAAACATTTATATATTCGTTTTATTAAAGAACCCATCAGCGCCTATGGTAGACAGTAG
- a CDS encoding aspartate ammonia-lyase codes for MTENRDFRIERDSMGDRQIASDVYYGIQTLRAIENFPISGIKPLSTYVDACVLIKKATAIVNGELGCIPQDISQAIVQATDEILTGKLRDQFVVDVYQAGAGTSHHMNVNEVLANRALEILGEEKGNYKLVSPNDHVNYGQSTNDVIPTAIRIGGLLALARTLHPALEKAIAALENKAVEFQDIVKSGRTHLQDAVPVRLGENFRAWAQILSEHQNRIYTASGDLMVLGLGGSAAGTGLNTHPQYRARVVEVLSELLESPLQPAPHLMAAMQSMAPFVNVSGALRNLAQDLAKISHDLRLMDSGPKTGLKEIQLPPVQPGSSIMPGKYNPVMAEMTSMVCFQVMGYDNAIALAAQAGQLELNVMMPLIAYNLIHSIEILGNTIAALTERCIEGITANQERCLAYAEGSLALVTALNTHIGYLNAAAVAKESLETGKSLRQIVLEKGLMSEAELATVLNLEQMSNIVGTGN; via the coding sequence GTGACTGAAAATAGAGATTTTCGGATTGAACGCGATTCAATGGGCGATCGCCAAATTGCTAGTGATGTTTATTACGGTATCCAAACACTCAGAGCAATCGAAAACTTCCCAATTAGTGGAATTAAGCCTTTGTCTACTTACGTAGATGCCTGTGTTTTGATTAAAAAAGCTACAGCTATTGTGAATGGTGAACTAGGCTGCATTCCCCAAGATATTAGCCAAGCCATTGTACAAGCCACTGATGAAATATTAACTGGGAAGTTACGCGATCAGTTTGTTGTTGATGTCTACCAAGCTGGTGCGGGGACTTCGCACCACATGAACGTTAACGAAGTCTTAGCAAATCGGGCTTTAGAAATTCTGGGTGAAGAGAAGGGGAATTACAAACTGGTTAGTCCCAACGATCATGTTAACTATGGGCAGTCTACCAACGACGTAATTCCCACAGCAATCCGAATCGGTGGCTTGTTAGCATTAGCGAGGACATTGCATCCAGCCTTAGAAAAAGCGATCGCTGCCTTAGAAAACAAAGCTGTAGAATTTCAAGATATCGTTAAATCTGGCAGAACCCATTTACAAGATGCTGTACCCGTACGCTTAGGTGAAAATTTCCGAGCTTGGGCGCAAATTTTATCAGAACACCAAAACCGCATTTACACAGCCTCCGGGGACTTAATGGTGTTGGGTTTGGGAGGTAGTGCTGCTGGTACGGGATTAAATACCCATCCTCAATATCGCGCCCGTGTGGTAGAAGTTCTCTCAGAATTACTAGAATCACCTCTACAACCTGCACCCCATTTGATGGCAGCAATGCAGAGTATGGCCCCATTTGTCAATGTTTCTGGCGCATTACGTAACTTAGCTCAGGATTTAGCCAAAATTTCCCATGATTTACGGTTGATGGATTCCGGGCCAAAAACTGGTTTGAAGGAAATTCAATTGCCCCCAGTGCAACCCGGTTCCTCGATTATGCCAGGTAAATATAACCCCGTCATGGCAGAGATGACATCAATGGTGTGTTTTCAGGTAATGGGTTACGACAATGCGATCGCTCTTGCCGCCCAAGCCGGACAATTAGAATTAAACGTCATGATGCCGTTAATTGCCTATAACCTGATTCACAGTATCGAAATTCTTGGTAATACCATCGCCGCCCTCACAGAACGCTGCATAGAGGGAATTACCGCAAATCAGGAACGTTGTTTAGCCTACGCTGAAGGCAGTTTAGCTTTAGTCACTGCACTTAACACCCATATTGGTTATTTAAACGCCGCCGCCGTCGCCAAAGAATCCTTAGAAACCGGGAAATCTCTAAGGCAGATTGTTTTAGAAAAAGGGCTAATGAGTGAAGCAGAACTAGCTACTGTGTTAAATCTAGAACAGATGAGCAATATTGTAGGGACTGGGAATTAG
- a CDS encoding Uma2 family endonuclease yields MIKTPTQPITLEEFLKLPETKPASEYIDGEIIQKPIPQGKHSRLQLQLANAVNQVAEPRKIALALPELRCTFGGRSTVPDIAVFAWQRITVDENGNIANVFNTYPDWTIEILSPEQSTTKVTRNILHCLNHGTSLGWLIDPQESGVLVYPLHQQPIYLENEQDILPVPDLVRDLHLTLGQLFDWLKL; encoded by the coding sequence ATGATTAAAACACCAACTCAACCTATAACTTTAGAAGAATTTCTCAAATTACCAGAAACTAAACCAGCAAGTGAATATATCGATGGTGAAATCATTCAAAAACCTATACCTCAAGGTAAACATAGCAGATTACAGTTGCAATTAGCTAATGCAGTTAATCAAGTAGCAGAACCGAGAAAAATAGCACTAGCCTTGCCAGAATTACGTTGTACTTTTGGTGGACGTTCTACTGTTCCGGATATTGCAGTATTTGCGTGGCAGAGAATTACTGTAGATGAAAACGGAAATATTGCCAATGTGTTCAATACATATCCAGATTGGACAATTGAAATTCTATCTCCTGAACAAAGTACAACTAAAGTTACCAGAAATATTTTACATTGTTTAAATCATGGAACTAGCTTAGGTTGGTTAATTGATCCACAAGAAAGTGGTGTTTTGGTGTATCCACTCCATCAACAACCAATATATTTAGAAAACGAACAAGATATATTGCCTGTACCAGATTTAGTTAGGGATTTACATTTGACATTAGGGCAATTATTTGATTGGTTGAAATTATAA
- the pgsA gene encoding CDP-diacylglycerol--glycerol-3-phosphate 3-phosphatidyltransferase — protein MTLPNWITFSRLLGVPFLLYGLYNPTAQARWICLAIFLVAALTDWLDGYLARKLNQISDLGKFLDPLVDKFLVLAPLLVLVELGKIPAWGVFLILARELAIAGWRVNQTTITGANIWGKLKTVSQIIAIALLIAPLSAEWEIPSLIAFWLAVGLTLISGGIYLWPQSSESN, from the coding sequence ATGACTTTACCCAACTGGATAACTTTTTCTCGCCTTCTGGGTGTGCCATTTCTGCTGTATGGATTGTACAATCCGACAGCACAAGCTAGGTGGATTTGTTTGGCAATTTTTCTAGTGGCGGCGCTGACGGATTGGTTAGATGGCTATTTAGCAAGAAAACTTAACCAAATTAGCGATTTGGGTAAGTTTCTTGATCCTTTAGTAGATAAATTTTTAGTATTAGCACCGTTGCTGGTTTTAGTGGAGTTGGGAAAAATCCCGGCTTGGGGAGTGTTTTTGATTTTAGCGCGAGAATTAGCGATCGCGGGTTGGCGAGTCAACCAAACGACGATTACCGGGGCGAACATTTGGGGTAAACTCAAAACTGTTAGCCAGATTATTGCGATCGCCTTGCTCATTGCACCCTTATCAGCAGAGTGGGAAATACCATCTCTCATTGCCTTTTGGCTGGCTGTTGGTTTGACGTTAATCTCTGGAGGAATTTATCTTTGGCCTCAATCTTCAGAGAGTAATTAA